One Sulfolobales archaeon DNA window includes the following coding sequences:
- a CDS encoding GNAT family N-acetyltransferase translates to MGEELEVKYTSEVFYIKFNDGSKAYLTYKVEEGKMYLISTYTPPQHRGKGAAKRLVEKALEVARNKGLKVVPICSYATYYFLKNRDARELLDEPYRSMSDEELERYYKARLEEERAKGVA, encoded by the coding sequence TTGGGGGAGGAGTTAGAGGTTAAATATACATCTGAGGTCTTCTACATTAAATTTAATGATGGTTCGAAGGCTTATCTAACATATAAAGTTGAAGAGGGAAAGATGTATTTGATATCAACATATACCCCTCCACAGCATAGAGGTAAAGGTGCTGCCAAGAGGTTAGTTGAGAAAGCTCTAGAGGTAGCTAGGAATAAGGGTTTAAAGGTTGTGCCTATATGTTCATATGCTACATATTACTTCCTTAAAAATAGGGATGCAAGGGAGCTTTTGGACGAGCCATATAGGAGTATGAGTGATGAGGAGTTGGAGAGATACTATAAAGCAAGGTTGGAGGAGGAGAGGGCTAAGGGAGTAGCGTGA
- a CDS encoding carbamate kinase — translation MPSEVVVIALGGNAILRRGDRGSVDEMWRNIYMAAKPIVQLYSEGYRLVITHGNGPQIGVILEWFECARDKIPPLTMDIADAMTQGWIGYMLQQAIGNVMVEKGLPRKVVTIVNQVLVKGELEKPEKLVGPYYSYEDAMRISKEKGWIFKQDPRGGWRRAVPSPEPVENLETEAILSLLEKGYIVIASGGGGIPVIDSGGGVIKGVEAVVDKDLASALLALRIGASKLVILTDVDYVYIDYGKPTAKPIKRIKADEAIEMVEKGLFPPGSMAPKVKAAAIFTRSSGRNSHIGHLDEALNVFQGTSGTVIEPY, via the coding sequence ATGCCTAGTGAAGTGGTTGTAATTGCCTTAGGAGGAAATGCTATACTCCGCAGAGGCGATAGGGGTAGCGTTGACGAGATGTGGAGAAATATATATATGGCTGCTAAGCCTATAGTTCAACTATATTCTGAGGGATATAGGTTAGTCATAACACATGGAAATGGCCCTCAAATAGGGGTTATTCTTGAGTGGTTTGAATGTGCCAGAGATAAGATCCCACCATTAACGATGGATATTGCTGATGCAATGACACAGGGATGGATAGGTTATATGCTTCAGCAGGCAATAGGGAATGTAATGGTTGAGAAGGGGCTCCCTAGAAAGGTAGTTACCATTGTGAATCAGGTTCTGGTAAAAGGTGAGTTAGAGAAACCTGAAAAACTTGTTGGGCCTTACTACAGCTATGAGGATGCTATGAGAATTTCTAAGGAAAAAGGATGGATCTTTAAACAAGATCCTAGGGGAGGTTGGAGAAGAGCTGTGCCCTCTCCTGAGCCGGTGGAAAATCTAGAGACTGAGGCTATATTATCGCTTCTAGAAAAAGGCTACATAGTTATAGCCTCAGGAGGTGGGGGTATACCTGTTATAGATAGCGGAGGAGGTGTTATAAAGGGGGTTGAGGCAGTAGTTGATAAGGATCTAGCATCAGCTCTACTTGCCCTTAGAATCGGCGCTTCTAAACTAGTTATATTAACAGATGTGGACTATGTATATATAGACTATGGAAAGCCCACCGCAAAACCGATAAAGAGGATAAAGGCTGATGAGGCCATCGAGATGGTTGAAAAAGGCTTGTTCCCTCCAGGCTCTATGGCTCCAAAGGTTAAGGCGGCAGCTATATTCACGAGATCTAGTGGGAGGAATAGCCATATAGGACATTTAGATGAGGCTCTAAACGTTTTTCAAGGAACATCAGGTACTGTGATAGAGCCTTACTGA
- the truD gene encoding tRNA pseudouridine(13) synthase TruD — protein MSGIECIESRSRLDLMLGMECYMTHEEPLIPLKPLDQHNFYVYEYTREMGILRPPIRPPPDRGNILVYLLIKRGIDTYNAIKILRRYLRPKKISYYGLKDARASTYQAIMVEEPKSIITYISDRDLEAILVGTTSRHAKRGDIMGNCFKINIGEIIGRGAGKDLLRILYKISEYGYIPNYYSYQRFGVLRPITHVVGLALLCQQLEKAIYALVNGKPPGNRSTGEMILETLETCRKILDSAPRWMHIERRVCSEYLNSRDVVRAIKSVPREYIDLYISAAYSYLFNLYISYRWKKHGLGLQLVEGEMFLRSRLYGLQIPGKKLSFKDIVGEYKDMYVSSIRSLGLEPCIPEIRSSIKRPLILPIKIDLLDPDLGAIWFCLDPGGYATNLLREIFKIYSEKLFSPNLDVGADY, from the coding sequence ATGAGTGGTATTGAATGTATAGAATCTAGATCCAGGTTAGATCTAATGCTTGGAATGGAATGCTATATGACACATGAAGAGCCCCTCATACCGCTTAAACCCCTAGATCAACATAATTTCTATGTATATGAATACACAAGAGAGATGGGAATCCTCAGACCTCCGATAAGGCCTCCTCCAGATCGTGGTAACATACTCGTCTACCTCCTCATAAAAAGAGGTATTGACACATATAATGCAATAAAGATCTTGAGAAGATATCTCAGACCAAAGAAGATATCATACTATGGGCTCAAGGATGCAAGGGCAAGCACATATCAAGCCATTATGGTTGAAGAACCAAAGAGCATCATAACCTATATATCAGACAGAGATTTAGAGGCAATCTTAGTAGGAACTACATCAAGGCATGCCAAGAGAGGAGATATTATGGGTAATTGCTTTAAGATCAACATAGGAGAGATTATAGGGCGAGGTGCTGGGAAAGATCTACTTAGGATCCTATATAAGATATCAGAGTACGGGTATATACCGAACTACTACTCTTACCAGCGATTCGGTGTATTGAGGCCAATAACACATGTAGTAGGGTTAGCACTACTATGCCAGCAGCTTGAAAAAGCGATCTATGCTCTAGTAAATGGTAAACCCCCAGGTAATAGATCTACAGGTGAGATGATATTAGAAACACTCGAAACATGTAGAAAGATCTTAGATTCAGCACCTAGATGGATGCATATAGAGAGAAGGGTATGTAGCGAGTATCTAAATAGCAGAGACGTAGTAAGGGCTATAAAAAGTGTCCCAAGGGAGTATATTGATCTATATATATCAGCAGCATATTCATACCTATTTAACCTCTACATCAGCTATAGATGGAAAAAACATGGGTTAGGATTGCAGCTCGTAGAGGGCGAGATGTTTTTAAGATCGAGGTTATACGGACTCCAGATCCCTGGAAAAAAGCTATCCTTCAAAGATATAGTGGGAGAATATAAAGATATGTATGTATCATCAATTAGATCATTAGGTCTAGAACCATGTATCCCTGAGATTAGATCTAGTATTAAAAGGCCTCTAATACTCCCCATAAAGATAGATCTACTAGACCCTGATCTCGGTGCTATCTGGTTCTGCCTAGATCCTGGGGGATATGCTACAAATCTATTAAGAGAAATATTTAAAATCTATTCGGAAAAGCTATTCTCCCCTAATCTGGACGTCGGAGCCGATTATTAG
- the pth2 gene encoding peptidyl-tRNA hydrolase Pth2 yields MDRMAVREYKQVIAVRTDLKISPGKLAVQVAHASVEAVLICMESQKCREWLDIWREQGMKKVVVRGGGEEDLIRIYNRCKEEGLPCSLVRDAGRTELEPGTLTAVGLGPAPSELIDRITGGLSLY; encoded by the coding sequence ATGGATAGAATGGCTGTGAGAGAGTATAAACAGGTTATAGCTGTGAGGACAGATTTAAAAATAAGCCCAGGAAAACTAGCAGTTCAAGTAGCCCATGCATCTGTAGAGGCAGTGCTTATATGTATGGAGAGCCAGAAATGTAGAGAATGGCTAGATATATGGAGAGAACAGGGAATGAAAAAGGTGGTTGTAAGAGGAGGAGGTGAAGAGGACTTAATCAGGATCTATAATAGGTGTAAAGAGGAGGGCCTCCCCTGCTCTCTAGTAAGAGATGCAGGAAGAACAGAGCTAGAACCAGGAACCCTAACAGCAGTTGGACTAGGCCCTGCACCATCAGAGCTTATAGATAGAATTACTGGTGGGCTAAGCCTATACTAG
- a CDS encoding HIT domain-containing protein has protein sequence MHRLWAPWRMSYIKSADRMQGCFLCEAIAGNDEDTYIVYRSKKVFVILNSYPYNTGHVMVAPYRHIGDIESLDDAEALDLINAIKKSIAALREVYSPHGYNIGVNLGRVAGAGVEGHLHVHIVPRWSGDTNFMPITGGAKVLPEDLRSTWQKLREAFKKIP, from the coding sequence ATGCACAGGCTATGGGCTCCATGGAGGATGAGCTATATAAAAAGCGCTGATCGTATGCAGGGGTGTTTCCTATGCGAAGCCATAGCTGGGAATGATGAGGATACATATATAGTCTATAGATCTAAAAAGGTCTTCGTAATACTAAACTCATACCCATACAACACAGGACATGTCATGGTAGCCCCATATAGACATATAGGTGATATAGAATCCTTGGATGATGCAGAGGCATTAGATCTAATAAATGCTATTAAGAAAAGCATAGCCGCCCTTAGAGAGGTATACTCACCACATGGCTATAACATAGGCGTGAATCTCGGAAGAGTCGCTGGAGCAGGGGTTGAGGGACATCTACACGTACATATAGTTCCTCGGTGGAGTGGCGATACAAACTTCATGCCAATAACAGGAGGTGCGAAGGTGCTTCCAGAAGATCTACGATCCACATGGCAGAAGCTGAGGGAAGCATTCAAAAAGATCCCATGA
- a CDS encoding Rid family detoxifying hydrolase, whose product MEKKIVESRKAPKPAGPYSQGIIASGRILFISGQLPIDPVTGELIREPFSKAVEITLNNIRTIVMEAGGDLENIVKVTAFLTDLSKFQEFNDIYQRFFKPPYPARTTIQVSKLPRDSPIEIEAIAIL is encoded by the coding sequence ATGGAGAAGAAAATAGTTGAAAGTAGAAAGGCTCCTAAACCTGCAGGCCCATATAGCCAGGGCATTATAGCATCTGGGAGGATCCTATTTATTTCAGGCCAGCTTCCAATAGATCCTGTAACCGGTGAGCTCATAAGAGAGCCTTTTTCAAAAGCTGTTGAGATAACTCTAAATAACATAAGAACAATTGTTATGGAGGCAGGCGGCGATCTAGAGAATATAGTGAAAGTAACAGCCTTCCTAACAGATCTCTCTAAGTTCCAGGAGTTCAACGATATATACCAGAGGTTCTTCAAACCCCCATACCCAGCTAGAACAACTATCCAGGTTTCAAAGCTCCCCAGAGATTCACCTATAGAGATTGAAGCAATAGCTATACTATAG
- a CDS encoding translation initiation factor IF-5A has translation MSVTFAELGDLRVGSLLVIDGEPCRVVEISKAKTGKHGSAKAHVVAISIVSGIKKTLVAPVDTRVEVPIVDKRVGQILAVSDKSVQVMDMETFETFETELPKDEELVKKLAPGKEVEYWVVMGRRLIMNVRG, from the coding sequence ATGAGTGTGACCTTCGCAGAGCTAGGCGATCTAAGGGTGGGAAGTCTCTTGGTAATAGATGGTGAGCCATGCAGGGTTGTGGAGATCTCTAAGGCTAAAACAGGTAAGCATGGATCTGCAAAGGCTCATGTAGTAGCTATATCGATAGTCTCTGGGATTAAGAAGACGCTCGTTGCCCCTGTAGATACGAGGGTTGAAGTACCTATTGTTGATAAAAGGGTTGGCCAGATCCTAGCGGTTAGTGATAAGAGTGTGCAGGTTATGGATATGGAGACGTTCGAGACATTCGAGACAGAGCTTCCTAAAGATGAGGAGCTTGTGAAGAAGCTAGCACCTGGTAAGGAGGTAGAATACTGGGTTGTAATGGGTAGGAGGCTTATTATGAACGTTAGAGGCTAG
- a CDS encoding signal recognition particle protein Srp54 has protein sequence MKSLEKIREAVVKFIRGSDPYEQAVDFFIKELQKNLIQADVNVKLVYELSSKIRSQAKSSEPPPGFSRRDWFIKIVYDNLAELFGGDRTPSITPQKQPYVILMVGVQGSGKTTTCAKIAYFYKKQGYRPCLVAADTYRPGAYEQLAQLASQVGVQIYGEPGSNDPVGIAKRGVEFLIKKGCNIVIVDTAGRHGYGSEQALIEEMKSIADAIKPDEVMLVMDATIGQRAYDLAKRFHEAVPIGSIVVTKLDGSARGGGALSAVAATGATIKFIGTGEKIDEIEVFNPRRFVSRILGLGDIEGIIEKFRALEESKELEKRLGKAIATGKITLADVYVQLRSIMKMGPLVKILQMIPGISTLMLGEEEIRVGEEKMRRWIHIMDSMTYEELENPKIIDRSRMRRIAIGAGVSVDDVKELLAYYENLQKMIKEVRRRRIPLLKGLLKGESGSEGA, from the coding sequence TTGAAGTCTCTAGAGAAGATAAGAGAAGCGGTTGTGAAATTTATAAGGGGCTCTGATCCGTATGAGCAGGCGGTAGATTTTTTTATTAAGGAGCTCCAGAAAAACCTGATCCAAGCAGATGTGAATGTGAAGCTTGTATATGAGTTAAGCAGTAAGATCAGGAGCCAGGCTAAATCCTCAGAACCTCCCCCAGGGTTTTCTAGAAGAGATTGGTTTATAAAAATAGTTTATGATAACCTTGCAGAGCTGTTCGGAGGCGATAGAACGCCGAGCATAACTCCTCAGAAACAGCCATATGTAATCCTCATGGTAGGGGTTCAGGGATCTGGTAAGACAACCACATGTGCTAAGATCGCTTATTTCTATAAGAAACAGGGGTATAGACCCTGTTTAGTGGCTGCAGACACATATAGACCTGGTGCATATGAGCAGTTAGCACAGCTAGCATCACAGGTCGGGGTTCAGATATATGGTGAGCCAGGCTCCAATGATCCCGTGGGGATAGCTAAGAGAGGGGTCGAGTTTCTCATTAAAAAGGGATGTAATATTGTAATAGTGGATACAGCGGGGCGCCATGGATATGGCTCCGAACAAGCCCTTATAGAGGAGATGAAGAGCATAGCAGATGCTATAAAGCCTGACGAGGTTATGCTTGTTATGGATGCTACGATAGGGCAGAGGGCATATGATCTAGCAAAGAGATTCCACGAAGCAGTACCCATAGGATCTATAGTAGTTACTAAGCTAGATGGAAGCGCGAGAGGAGGCGGAGCTCTCTCAGCTGTAGCAGCTACTGGGGCCACGATCAAGTTTATAGGGACTGGGGAGAAGATAGATGAGATAGAGGTCTTCAACCCTAGAAGGTTTGTTAGCAGGATATTGGGTTTAGGAGATATAGAGGGTATAATAGAGAAGTTCAGAGCATTAGAGGAGAGTAAAGAGCTGGAGAAGAGACTAGGAAAAGCTATAGCTACTGGAAAAATAACGCTAGCAGATGTCTATGTGCAGCTGAGAAGCATTATGAAGATGGGCCCATTGGTTAAGATCCTACAGATGATACCAGGAATATCCACGCTGATGCTGGGAGAAGAGGAGATAAGGGTTGGTGAGGAGAAGATGAGGCGTTGGATACATATAATGGATTCCATGACATATGAAGAGCTAGAGAACCCCAAGATCATCGATAGAAGCAGAATGAGGAGAATAGCTATTGGAGCTGGTGTGAGTGTTGATGATGTAAAGGAGCTCCTAGCATATTACGAGAACCTCCAGAAAATGATTAAGGAGGTTAGGAGGAGAAGGATCCCATTGCTAAAGGGTCTCTTAAAAGGGGAGTCAGGGAGTGAGGGTGCATAG
- a CDS encoding TrmH family RNA methyltransferase, with protein MRVHRPRIRVVLVGIEGSINLGMVARLCRNFDVDELYLVDPKASINEEAYSFAAGGREYLEKAIIVNRLEEALLGSDLVVCTSSIVREKSDPLRQPMELEQFLEVLEGKNLVSIVFGRESTGLTRKELELCNIYLHIMASAAYPTLNLSHAVAITLYSIFKKLSSRSSIDVVEYPSSEDYKVALKYIKEASELTMNDERQRISAIKSLERIIYKSNPTKMELSYFILLLRRLLKKYMIQEEGVRSADRP; from the coding sequence GTGAGGGTGCATAGGCCGAGGATCAGAGTAGTGTTGGTAGGGATCGAGGGCTCTATAAATCTCGGCATGGTGGCTAGGCTATGCAGGAACTTCGACGTCGACGAACTCTACCTAGTAGATCCAAAGGCTTCTATAAATGAGGAAGCATATAGCTTTGCTGCAGGGGGTAGAGAGTATCTTGAGAAGGCTATCATAGTTAACAGGCTTGAGGAGGCATTATTAGGATCCGATCTAGTTGTATGTACATCATCTATAGTGAGGGAGAAAAGCGATCCTCTTAGACAGCCTATGGAGTTAGAGCAGTTCCTAGAGGTTCTAGAAGGTAAGAACCTAGTATCTATAGTATTTGGTAGAGAGAGCACTGGTTTAACTAGGAAAGAGCTAGAGCTATGCAACATATATCTCCATATAATGGCTAGCGCGGCATACCCTACACTTAATCTATCACATGCGGTAGCTATAACGCTATATTCGATCTTTAAGAAACTATCTAGCAGATCATCGATCGACGTTGTTGAATACCCCTCTAGCGAGGATTACAAGGTGGCTTTGAAATATATTAAGGAGGCCTCTGAGCTTACCATGAATGATGAGAGGCAGAGGATCTCAGCTATAAAAAGTCTCGAGAGAATTATATATAAATCGAACCCAACTAAGATGGAGCTCTCATATTTTATACTTCTTCTCAGAAGGCTTCTCAAGAAATATATGATCCAAGAGGAGGGGGTTCGATCAGCCGATCGACCCTAA
- a CDS encoding 50S ribosomal protein L16: protein MPLRPARCYTQQEKPPYTRKEYIQGVPPPKITKYTMGNPKGVYRYAVKLIATTKCVIRHNALEAARVAAHRYLSTSVGEANFFLVVKKYPHHVLRENKMLAFAGADRLQDGMRLAFGKPVGVAAITSPGDEIMVVYVNNEKDIEKAKEALRRAESKLPEAYRIEVEELVNQKG, encoded by the coding sequence ATGCCGCTAAGACCGGCTAGATGCTATACGCAGCAGGAGAAGCCACCATATACTAGGAAGGAATATATACAGGGTGTGCCGCCACCAAAGATAACGAAATATACTATGGGGAATCCAAAGGGGGTATATAGATATGCTGTTAAACTAATAGCTACAACAAAGTGCGTTATAAGGCATAATGCTCTTGAGGCTGCACGTGTAGCTGCACATAGATATCTATCTACAAGTGTTGGTGAGGCCAACTTCTTCTTAGTAGTTAAGAAATATCCTCACCATGTGCTCAGAGAGAATAAGATGCTAGCCTTTGCAGGAGCTGATAGACTTCAAGATGGTATGAGACTTGCATTTGGAAAGCCTGTTGGTGTCGCAGCAATAACCTCTCCCGGTGACGAGATCATGGTTGTGTATGTAAATAATGAGAAAGATATTGAAAAAGCTAAAGAGGCACTGAGAAGGGCTGAAAGCAAGCTTCCAGAGGCATATAGGATTGAGGTTGAAGAGCTAGTAAATCAAAAGGGATAA
- a CDS encoding heterodisulfide reductase-related iron-sulfur binding cluster: MDTEFVAISLGIYIIVLVLSIYFVLRRVREYGGLKILIRKFLMIESKHIKRFIIDYLLQGRFFRWGGEPIVEGIFRGFALYSYLLIMVLALIYEVVLLMGLTTYYVNAILQIIFYIGLVALISGIIILIEMRPRKSGRSWLLEMGVRDLLYISLIPIIGAMAILSHIYNKYIIYVTLPLSSMLLLLTPFTRFWYNISSALNIFLREERHPGRLPTPFKLSELSESAIENIKVGIGLFRDIDVLGLINLDSCANCGLCDSVCPAYAVNRPLSPRQVVLTLRKGAREYPDKQVVDLLSDDVFWSCTTCGACVEVCPMGVDHVPFIIDVRRWLVYNSRLDAKKIALISNIAQSGNSIGLPNYDRHKWIRDLGVPTIEEAKDYEYLLWVGCMGSFDERARNIIRSFIEVLREAGVRIAVLGDQELCCGDPLRRIGEESRFQDIALKNIQLLKSLGVKRIVTICPHGYNIFKNEYRDIDPSFDIEVLHHSQLLAKLIEEGRIKPGIKIEGPVTLHDSCYIARINRIVDEPRKIIRISSKEYREVRRSGFRTFCCGAGGANYWYDVPERKRISVERVEELVSTGSKVIVAECPFCIAMLEDALRNLGLDKSVRVRDLSEILRGGA; this comes from the coding sequence ATGGATACAGAATTTGTTGCCATATCCCTCGGCATATATATAATAGTCTTAGTACTTTCTATATATTTCGTGTTAAGGAGAGTAAGAGAGTATGGAGGTTTGAAGATTCTCATAAGAAAATTTCTAATGATTGAGAGTAAACATATTAAAAGATTTATTATAGATTATCTCTTGCAGGGGAGGTTCTTCAGATGGGGAGGTGAGCCTATCGTAGAGGGGATCTTTAGGGGTTTTGCACTATATTCATATCTATTGATCATGGTTTTAGCCCTTATATATGAGGTAGTATTATTGATGGGCTTGACTACCTACTATGTAAACGCGATATTGCAAATTATATTCTATATAGGTTTAGTGGCTCTCATCTCTGGCATTATTATTTTAATCGAGATGAGGCCTAGAAAGAGTGGGAGAAGCTGGCTTCTAGAGATGGGAGTAAGGGATCTTCTATATATATCTTTAATCCCGATTATAGGGGCTATGGCTATTCTAAGCCATATTTATAACAAATATATCATTTATGTTACCCTCCCACTCTCATCAATGCTCCTTCTACTTACACCCTTTACAAGGTTTTGGTATAATATATCCTCTGCCCTTAATATATTTTTGAGGGAAGAGAGACATCCAGGTAGACTTCCAACACCATTTAAGTTAAGCGAGTTAAGCGAGAGTGCTATAGAAAATATAAAGGTCGGCATTGGTCTATTTAGAGATATAGATGTTCTCGGCCTTATAAATCTTGACTCATGTGCAAACTGTGGGCTATGTGATAGCGTATGCCCAGCATATGCTGTTAACAGACCTCTATCTCCAAGGCAGGTTGTGCTAACCCTTAGAAAAGGGGCTAGAGAGTATCCTGACAAACAGGTTGTTGATCTGCTTAGCGATGATGTGTTCTGGTCATGCACCACTTGTGGGGCATGTGTGGAGGTATGTCCCATGGGGGTTGATCATGTGCCGTTCATCATAGATGTTAGGAGATGGCTTGTATATAATTCTAGGCTAGATGCTAAGAAGATAGCGTTGATAAGCAATATAGCTCAGAGTGGTAACAGCATCGGTCTACCTAACTATGATAGACATAAGTGGATCAGAGATCTAGGAGTTCCAACCATAGAAGAGGCAAAGGACTATGAGTATCTCCTATGGGTAGGCTGTATGGGGAGCTTTGATGAAAGGGCTAGAAATATCATACGATCTTTCATAGAGGTCTTGAGGGAAGCTGGTGTAAGGATAGCCGTGCTAGGGGATCAAGAGCTATGCTGTGGCGATCCCTTAAGAAGGATCGGGGAGGAGAGCAGGTTCCAAGATATAGCTCTAAAGAATATTCAGCTTTTAAAGAGCCTCGGTGTCAAGAGGATCGTTACTATATGTCCGCATGGATACAATATATTTAAGAATGAATATAGAGACATAGATCCCAGTTTTGATATTGAGGTGCTCCACCATTCACAGCTATTAGCAAAGCTGATAGAAGAGGGTAGGATAAAGCCTGGGATAAAGATTGAGGGGCCTGTGACGCTTCACGATTCATGCTATATAGCTAGGATCAATAGGATTGTGGATGAGCCAAGAAAGATAATCAGGATCTCGAGTAAGGAATATAGAGAGGTGAGAAGAAGTGGTTTTAGAACCTTCTGCTGTGGTGCTGGAGGTGCTAATTACTGGTATGATGTTCCAGAAAGAAAAAGAATATCTGTTGAGAGGGTGGAGGAGCTTGTATCAACAGGATCCAAAGTGATAGTAGCTGAATGCCCATTCTGTATAGCGATGCTTGAAGATGCATTGAGAAACCTGGGTCTCGATAAAAGTGTTAGAGTAAGAGATCTATCTGAGATCCTAAGGGGAGGTGCCTAG